The Novosphingobium kaempferiae genome includes a window with the following:
- a CDS encoding nucleotidyltransferase family protein, which yields MSSKPLASDTAMVLAAGLGKRMRPLTATQPKPLVRVAGKSLIDHALDKLGAAGVTRAVVNAHYMADALEGHLNVRKTAPQVTMSDERELLLETGGGMVKAASLLPDPFFCLNSDNIWLDGPQDVFAELSQAWDEERMDALLLMVPHTRALNYRGEGDFHLDPEGRVSRRRAGRVAPFIYTGIQLVSQRLLRDAPEGPFSTNVLWTRAIEEGRLYGISHQGLWFEVGEPAAIRPTEEWLTRA from the coding sequence ATGAGCAGCAAGCCGCTCGCCAGCGATACGGCGATGGTCCTCGCGGCAGGCCTCGGCAAGCGGATGCGCCCGCTGACCGCCACGCAGCCCAAGCCGCTGGTGCGCGTCGCGGGCAAGTCGTTGATCGACCACGCGCTCGACAAGCTGGGCGCGGCGGGCGTGACCCGGGCCGTGGTCAATGCGCATTACATGGCCGATGCGCTCGAAGGGCATCTGAACGTGCGCAAGACGGCACCGCAGGTCACGATGTCGGACGAGCGCGAACTGCTGCTGGAAACCGGCGGCGGCATGGTCAAGGCGGCATCGCTGCTGCCCGACCCGTTCTTCTGCCTCAACAGCGACAACATCTGGCTCGACGGGCCGCAGGACGTCTTCGCCGAGCTGTCGCAGGCGTGGGATGAGGAGCGGATGGATGCGCTGCTGCTGATGGTGCCGCACACCCGCGCGCTCAATTATCGCGGAGAAGGGGACTTCCACCTCGATCCTGAGGGGCGCGTGTCGCGCCGTCGCGCTGGCCGGGTTGCGCCGTTCATCTACACCGGCATCCAGCTCGTGTCGCAGCGCCTGCTGCGCGATGCACCGGAAGGGCCGTTCTCCACCAACGTGCTGTGGACGCGCGCGATCGAGGAAGGCCGCCTCTACGGTATCTCCCATCAGGGCCTGTGGTTCGAGGTGGGCGAGCCTGCCGCGATCCGGCCGACCGAGGAATGGCTGACCCGTGCCTGA
- the tsaE gene encoding tRNA (adenosine(37)-N6)-threonylcarbamoyltransferase complex ATPase subunit type 1 TsaE gives MRVELADLAAMDRYGRAIADALLPGDVVALTGGLGAGKTTLARAIIAGLGHEGEVPSPSFAIIEPYDPPAVRLPLVHADFYRLNHPDEAQEIGLDDYREGAALIAEWPDHAGGFAHEPGCLSIALEVVEDGRIAIVEGGADWLGRLPV, from the coding sequence GTGAGGGTGGAACTGGCCGATCTCGCGGCGATGGACCGCTACGGGCGCGCCATCGCCGATGCCCTGCTGCCGGGCGATGTCGTCGCGCTGACCGGCGGGCTCGGCGCGGGCAAGACCACGCTGGCCCGCGCGATCATCGCGGGGCTGGGGCATGAGGGCGAGGTTCCGTCGCCCAGCTTCGCGATCATCGAGCCTTACGATCCGCCTGCGGTGCGCCTGCCGCTGGTCCACGCCGATTTCTACCGCCTCAACCACCCGGACGAGGCGCAGGAGATCGGTCTGGACGACTATCGCGAAGGCGCGGCGCTCATCGCCGAATGGCCCGACCATGCGGGCGGCTTCGCGCATGAGCCGGGCTGCCTTTCCATCGCGTTGGAAGTTGTAGAGGACGGCAGGATCGCCATTGTCGAGGGTGGGGCGGATTGGCTAGGGCGGTTGCCGGTATGA
- a CDS encoding PAS domain-containing sensor histidine kinase yields the protein MEFSRFLPLLIGLLLGAWTVAAAWAVLAARSRQGRAEAQLRSARRLGRMVEESPALPLLVRTDGRIEASQRLAQWLGLDEVPQYLSELEGNGKGLPAEKLAELTEAVRRCQKTAAPFRMAVTPHGSSRSLALRGHLADPQVSPGGAALVWVFDFSDSETELVRLRDEAARARGDFHALVSLIEAAPMPMWFRRPDGELQLVNHAYVAAVGAKSADDVVAKGTELIEAVDGVTPGQVARQAALKGSPIERIVSTTIDGQRRALRVSDLPLGDDGVAGYAVDIEDLEEMSRSFRAFREAQRALLDQLSAGVAQFDAKRRLSFANQPFQRLFKLDGRILVDPPAFERLLDTARDAGRVPEARDFPAWRREKAAWFAAGSTQEESWSLADGTHLRIVAQPVPDGGLLLIVEDRTEQLRLSAVRDTLLRTRTATFDSLFESVAVFAPDGRMQIWNRRFAADWGLESEFLDTHPHVEALLRKIASRLKRPVEAETVGNVVRAATLDRTQTGGRITLADGRVLEYAGVPLPDGNGLLAVLDITDSMKAEQALRESNSALIEADAIKTRFLANMSKELRTPLTSIGGFAEMLELGLGGDLNDSGRDYVGSIISASQQLGDHIDSLLDLSQSEAGLLPLKFEEIDPMPFVRSVVEERAARLQKAGLTLDLQAKGLLRPLVADRRRLARAVGHIVDNAIAASPRGQRILVQLARRKVGEGDTIQILVQDKGAGMDSRTLARALDGMKVSADGKVESRDGLGLPLARQLVEAHGGSLRLDSEPGKGTSALIELP from the coding sequence ATGGAATTCTCGCGCTTCCTGCCTCTCCTGATCGGTCTGCTTCTCGGCGCCTGGACGGTCGCCGCTGCATGGGCCGTTCTGGCCGCCCGCTCCCGTCAAGGCCGTGCCGAGGCGCAGTTGCGTTCGGCGCGCCGTCTTGGCCGCATGGTCGAGGAATCGCCCGCGCTGCCGCTGCTGGTGCGCACCGACGGGCGGATCGAGGCCAGCCAGCGCCTTGCGCAGTGGCTCGGGCTGGACGAAGTGCCGCAATATCTCTCCGAACTGGAAGGAAACGGCAAAGGGCTTCCGGCCGAGAAGCTCGCTGAACTGACCGAGGCGGTGCGCCGCTGCCAGAAGACTGCGGCGCCCTTCCGCATGGCGGTGACGCCGCACGGCTCCAGCCGCAGCCTCGCGCTGCGCGGGCATCTGGCTGACCCGCAGGTTTCGCCCGGCGGCGCCGCGCTGGTCTGGGTCTTCGACTTTTCCGACAGCGAGACCGAACTCGTCCGCCTGCGTGACGAGGCAGCGCGCGCGCGGGGTGACTTCCACGCGCTCGTCTCGCTGATCGAGGCTGCGCCGATGCCGATGTGGTTCCGCCGCCCGGATGGCGAACTGCAACTCGTCAACCACGCCTATGTCGCTGCCGTCGGCGCCAAGAGCGCGGACGACGTAGTCGCCAAGGGCACCGAACTGATCGAAGCGGTAGACGGTGTGACGCCGGGGCAGGTCGCGCGGCAGGCGGCGCTGAAAGGCTCCCCGATCGAGCGGATCGTCTCCACCACCATCGATGGCCAGCGCCGCGCCCTGCGGGTCAGCGACCTGCCGCTCGGCGACGATGGTGTCGCGGGCTATGCGGTCGATATCGAGGATCTGGAGGAGATGTCCCGCTCCTTCCGGGCCTTCCGCGAGGCGCAGCGCGCGCTGCTGGACCAGCTTTCGGCGGGCGTCGCGCAGTTCGATGCCAAGCGCCGCCTGTCCTTCGCCAACCAGCCGTTCCAGCGCCTGTTCAAGCTCGACGGCCGCATCCTCGTCGATCCGCCCGCCTTCGAACGCCTGCTGGACACCGCCCGCGACGCCGGTCGCGTACCCGAGGCGCGCGATTTCCCGGCTTGGCGGCGGGAGAAGGCGGCATGGTTCGCCGCAGGCTCCACGCAGGAGGAAAGCTGGTCGCTGGCGGATGGCACGCACCTTCGCATCGTCGCCCAGCCGGTGCCCGATGGCGGGTTGCTGCTGATCGTCGAGGATCGCACCGAGCAGCTGCGCCTTTCCGCCGTGCGCGACACCCTGCTGCGTACCCGCACCGCCACGTTCGACAGCCTGTTCGAATCGGTCGCGGTCTTCGCGCCGGATGGTCGCATGCAGATCTGGAACCGCCGCTTCGCCGCCGACTGGGGGCTGGAGAGCGAGTTCCTCGACACGCACCCGCACGTCGAGGCGCTGCTCAGAAAGATCGCCTCGCGCCTCAAGCGCCCGGTCGAGGCGGAGACGGTCGGCAACGTCGTGCGCGCCGCAACGCTCGACCGCACGCAGACCGGCGGGCGCATCACCCTCGCCGATGGGCGCGTGCTGGAATATGCGGGCGTACCGCTGCCGGACGGTAACGGCCTGCTCGCCGTGCTCGACATCACCGATTCGATGAAGGCCGAGCAGGCGCTGCGCGAGAGCAATTCCGCGCTGATCGAGGCGGACGCGATCAAGACCCGCTTCCTCGCCAACATGAGCAAGGAACTGCGCACGCCGCTGACCTCGATCGGCGGCTTCGCGGAGATGCTGGAGCTTGGCCTCGGCGGCGACCTCAACGATTCGGGCCGCGATTACGTGGGCTCGATCATCAGCGCCTCGCAGCAGTTGGGCGACCACATCGATAGCCTGCTCGACCTGTCGCAGAGCGAGGCGGGTCTGCTCCCCCTCAAGTTCGAGGAGATCGACCCGATGCCTTTCGTCCGCTCGGTGGTCGAGGAGCGCGCGGCGCGGTTGCAGAAGGCCGGGCTGACGCTCGATCTTCAGGCCAAGGGCTTGCTGCGCCCGCTCGTCGCCGACCGGCGACGGCTGGCGCGCGCGGTCGGGCACATCGTCGACAACGCCATCGCCGCGTCGCCGCGGGGGCAGCGCATCCTCGTCCAGCTCGCCCGCCGCAAGGTGGGAGAAGGGGATACCATCCAGATACTCGTGCAGGACAAGGGTGCCGGGATGGACAGCCGCACGCTCGCCCGGGCGCTCGACGGGATGAAGGTCAGCGCCGACGGCAAGGTGGAGAGCCGCGACGGCCTCGGCCTGCCGCTGGCGCGCCAGCTTGTCGAGGCGCACGGCGGCTCGTTGCGGCTTGATTCGGAGCCGGGCAAGGGCACCAGCGCCCTGATCGAACTGCCGTGA
- a CDS encoding aminoglycoside phosphotransferase family protein produces MTLEHANFPEGLDAFLAAAGWGGAAVEPLPGDASFRRYFRIRSADGATAMLMDAPPPNEDPGPFLRAAHWLDDNGMRAPRILAERPERGLVLLEDFGEARMRDYLDQWPTDESAVYSAAIDALVKLHQLPAGPFLDYSLAEYLRETRLFIDWYCTAQSLYVDAAGYTAAWEQVLSAMLPRQRPGVTVLRDYHAENIMLLGSLEKQGLLDFQDALVGHPAYDLVSLLQDARRDVSPELEAQMFDRYAHKAGVDVDTFLADYARLGAQRNAKIVGIFVRLWRRDGKPRYLDLIPRVWALLERDLAHPALAPVAAWFDANIPAALREANGGTYQK; encoded by the coding sequence ATGACGCTCGAACACGCGAACTTTCCCGAAGGGCTTGACGCCTTCCTCGCCGCCGCCGGTTGGGGAGGCGCCGCGGTCGAGCCGTTGCCCGGCGACGCCTCGTTCCGCCGCTACTTCCGCATCCGTAGCGCCGATGGCGCGACCGCGATGCTGATGGATGCGCCGCCGCCCAACGAGGATCCTGGTCCGTTCCTGCGCGCCGCGCACTGGCTCGACGACAACGGCATGCGCGCGCCGCGCATCCTCGCGGAGCGACCCGAGCGCGGGCTCGTGCTGCTGGAGGATTTCGGCGAGGCGCGGATGCGCGACTACCTCGACCAGTGGCCGACCGACGAGAGCGCCGTCTATTCCGCCGCGATCGATGCGCTCGTGAAGCTGCACCAGCTTCCGGCTGGGCCATTCCTCGACTACTCGCTGGCCGAGTACTTGCGCGAGACGCGGCTGTTCATCGACTGGTACTGCACCGCGCAGAGCCTCTACGTGGACGCTGCGGGCTACACGGCGGCGTGGGAGCAGGTGCTCTCCGCAATGCTGCCGCGCCAGCGCCCCGGCGTGACGGTGCTGCGCGACTACCATGCCGAGAACATCATGCTGCTCGGCAGTCTGGAAAAGCAGGGGTTGCTGGACTTCCAGGATGCGCTCGTCGGCCACCCGGCCTACGATCTCGTCTCGCTGCTGCAGGATGCGCGGCGCGATGTCTCGCCCGAGCTGGAAGCGCAGATGTTCGATCGTTACGCGCACAAGGCGGGCGTCGACGTCGATACCTTCCTTGCCGACTATGCCCGTCTTGGCGCGCAGCGGAACGCCAAGATCGTCGGCATCTTCGTGCGGCTGTGGCGCCGCGACGGCAAGCCGCGCTACCTCGACCTGATCCCGCGGGTCTGGGCTTTGCTGGAGCGTGATCTTGCGCATCCGGCGCTCGCGCCCGTGGCGGCGTGGTTCGATGCGAACATTCCGGCCGCGCTGCGCGAGGCCAACGGGGGCACTTACCAGAAATGA
- a CDS encoding PD-(D/E)XK nuclease family protein: protein MPEQARSDRNAPKVYSIAAHRGFADALVAGLIPRYAKDEIALARLTLLLPSRRTVRTVTEAFVRHSGSGMLLPRMAVVGDLDLDETLGPLLDPLGAADIPPAADATRRWLRLAHYLRDVEGDAAGKGAALLRRAFEIGRTMDRLLAEEIAPIDLMSERVIGIVGDLAGHWSDNTRSFLMVQQHWIAELAESGEIDAPDRRNRLFDHAAVRWKAQPPPNPVIAAGVTGASPALARLLRVVSEMPQGYVVLPDLDLSLADDVWDELGTAGAPVQLDDPPFGRSDAVTHPQYHLKLLLNRMGVSRKEVMPWHRSGLSAAPPERSRAISSLFLPPRASAAWVDLPPEQRRLGGVRLMETTHPEEEAQAIAVLIREALETPERRVALISPDRGLAARVVGHLERWGIEADDTAGRPLPQTAAGRLLLLLAEVVAEAAAPVPLIALLVHPLTGAGEGRPRWLENARKLDLALRGPRPGAGLASLRAKAAEAKLDKWWAGIEAILSPLFALSDAEPFERLLGLLADAAEALCGEMLWAGADGRALSALIEELRGAAGAAGTLLDPREIHAVLRDAMDRVSVRPPWGGHPRVSVYGLLEARMSRADLIICGGLVEGVWPGTAAQDALLPPAVLRALGVPGADFRIGLSAHDLAAALGAPEVVLSWAQRDEGGPVIPSRFVLRVRAMLGDQLERHVEAEAVRLARMLDDAPQIAPHPRPQPMPSAEQRRVDVSVTGLDRLRGDPYQFYASAILGLRSIDGLDAEPSAAWKGEVAHLIMQRWHEAGEPEDGLQSIAQGVLTEQNAHPLMRVLWWPRLSAALATFEGMILDAKKNGRKVVAVEKWGDMRHRDIRIHGRADRIDRREDGSLAVVDYKTGQPPTGRRVEEGFALQLGLIALIAKDGGFEGIEGVADSFEYWSMAKGRDGAMGYMFEPVLEGRKKSGIPREDFLPETQRYLDDALDRWILGDQPFTARLNPELGSYADYDQLMRLDEWITSLGNRPEDAA, encoded by the coding sequence GTGCCTGAGCAGGCGCGGTCTGACAGGAACGCTCCCAAGGTCTATTCGATTGCGGCGCACCGTGGTTTCGCCGACGCCCTCGTCGCAGGGCTGATCCCGCGTTACGCGAAGGACGAGATCGCGCTGGCGCGGCTGACACTGCTGTTGCCGAGCCGCCGTACCGTGCGCACCGTGACCGAGGCGTTCGTCCGCCATTCGGGCTCGGGAATGCTGCTGCCGCGCATGGCGGTGGTTGGCGATCTCGATCTGGACGAGACGCTGGGGCCGCTGCTCGATCCGCTGGGGGCTGCGGATATTCCGCCTGCGGCCGATGCGACGCGGCGCTGGCTGCGGCTCGCGCATTATCTGCGCGATGTGGAGGGCGACGCTGCCGGGAAGGGAGCGGCGTTGCTGCGCCGCGCCTTCGAGATCGGGCGCACGATGGATCGCCTGCTCGCCGAGGAGATCGCTCCGATCGACCTCATGTCGGAGCGCGTCATCGGCATCGTCGGTGACCTTGCGGGGCACTGGAGCGACAATACCCGCAGCTTCCTGATGGTGCAGCAGCACTGGATCGCGGAACTGGCCGAGAGCGGAGAGATCGACGCGCCGGACCGCCGCAACCGCCTGTTCGATCATGCCGCCGTGCGCTGGAAGGCGCAGCCGCCGCCGAACCCGGTGATCGCAGCGGGCGTCACCGGCGCCTCGCCGGCGCTGGCGCGACTGCTGCGCGTAGTGAGCGAGATGCCGCAGGGCTACGTCGTGCTGCCCGATCTCGACCTGTCGCTGGCCGACGATGTGTGGGACGAACTCGGCACCGCAGGCGCGCCCGTGCAGTTGGACGATCCGCCGTTCGGGCGCAGCGACGCGGTGACGCATCCGCAGTACCACCTCAAGCTGCTGCTCAACCGCATGGGCGTTTCGCGCAAGGAAGTGATGCCGTGGCATCGCTCCGGCCTGTCCGCCGCTCCGCCCGAGCGCAGTCGCGCGATCTCTAGCCTGTTCCTGCCACCGCGGGCCTCCGCTGCGTGGGTGGACCTTCCGCCCGAGCAGCGCCGCCTTGGCGGTGTGCGCCTGATGGAGACGACGCATCCCGAAGAGGAAGCGCAGGCCATCGCCGTCCTCATCCGCGAGGCGCTGGAGACGCCCGAGCGCCGCGTCGCGCTGATCTCTCCCGACCGGGGACTGGCTGCGCGCGTCGTCGGTCATCTGGAGCGCTGGGGGATCGAGGCGGACGATACCGCCGGTCGCCCGCTGCCGCAGACTGCCGCCGGACGCCTGCTGTTGCTGCTGGCCGAAGTGGTTGCAGAGGCCGCCGCTCCGGTGCCGCTGATCGCGCTGCTGGTCCATCCGCTGACCGGAGCGGGGGAGGGCCGTCCGCGCTGGCTGGAGAATGCCCGCAAGCTGGACCTCGCGCTGCGCGGCCCGCGTCCCGGTGCCGGGCTCGCGTCGCTGAGGGCGAAGGCGGCCGAGGCGAAGCTGGACAAATGGTGGGCCGGGATCGAGGCGATCCTGTCGCCGCTGTTCGCGCTGTCCGATGCGGAGCCGTTCGAACGCCTGCTCGGCCTGCTCGCCGATGCGGCGGAAGCGCTGTGTGGCGAGATGCTGTGGGCGGGCGCGGATGGCCGCGCGCTCAGCGCACTGATCGAGGAACTGCGCGGTGCTGCGGGGGCGGCAGGCACTTTGCTCGACCCGCGCGAGATCCATGCCGTGCTGCGCGACGCGATGGATCGCGTATCGGTACGACCGCCATGGGGCGGGCATCCGCGCGTGTCGGTCTACGGCCTGCTGGAAGCGCGGATGAGCCGGGCCGATCTCATCATCTGCGGCGGTCTGGTTGAGGGCGTCTGGCCCGGCACCGCCGCGCAGGACGCGCTGCTGCCGCCCGCCGTGCTGCGGGCGCTGGGCGTACCGGGTGCGGATTTCCGCATCGGCCTGTCCGCGCATGACCTTGCCGCCGCGCTCGGTGCGCCCGAAGTCGTGCTGAGCTGGGCGCAGCGGGACGAGGGCGGGCCGGTGATCCCTTCGCGCTTCGTGCTGCGCGTGCGCGCCATGCTGGGCGACCAGCTAGAACGCCATGTTGAGGCTGAGGCCGTGCGGCTCGCACGGATGCTCGACGATGCGCCGCAGATCGCACCGCATCCGCGCCCGCAGCCGATGCCTTCGGCCGAGCAGCGGCGCGTCGATGTCTCCGTCACCGGGCTCGACCGGTTGCGCGGCGATCCGTATCAGTTCTACGCCAGTGCCATCCTCGGCCTGCGCAGCATCGACGGCCTCGACGCCGAGCCGAGCGCGGCATGGAAGGGCGAGGTCGCGCACCTCATCATGCAGCGCTGGCACGAAGCGGGGGAGCCGGAGGACGGGCTCCAGTCCATCGCGCAAGGCGTGCTGACCGAACAGAACGCCCACCCGCTGATGCGCGTGCTGTGGTGGCCGCGTCTTTCGGCGGCGCTCGCGACGTTCGAGGGCATGATCCTCGATGCGAAGAAGAACGGCCGCAAGGTCGTCGCGGTAGAGAAGTGGGGCGACATGCGCCACCGCGACATCCGCATCCATGGCCGCGCCGACCGCATCGACCGGCGCGAGGATGGCAGCCTTGCGGTGGTCGACTACAAGACCGGCCAGCCGCCCACCGGCCGCCGCGTCGAGGAAGGCTTCGCGCTGCAACTCGGCCTCATCGCGCTGATCGCGAAGGACGGCGGGTTCGAGGGTATCGAGGGCGTGGCCGACTCCTTCGAATACTGGTCGATGGCCAAGGGCCGGGACGGCGCGATGGGCTACATGTTCGAGCCGGTGCTGGAAGGCCGCAAGAAGTCCGGCATCCCGCGCGAGGACTTCCTGCCCGAGACGCAGCGCTATCTCGATGATGCGCTCGACCGCTGGATCCTCGGCGACCAGCCCTTCACCGCGCGGCTCAATCCGGAACTGGGC